A portion of the Meriones unguiculatus strain TT.TT164.6M chromosome 11, Bangor_MerUng_6.1, whole genome shotgun sequence genome contains these proteins:
- the Cdk18 gene encoding cyclin-dependent kinase 18, translating into MNKMKNFKRRLSLSVPRPETIEESLAELTEQFNQLHTQRNEDGQDEPGQLSPGMQYQQRQSQRRFSMEDLNKRLSLPMDIRLPQEFLQKLQLESPGLPKPLTRMSRRASLSDIGFGKLETYVKLDKLGEGTYATVFKGRSKLTENLVALKEIRLEHEEGAPCTAIREVSLLKDLKHANIVTLHDLIHTDRSLTLVFEYLDSDLKQYLDHCGNLMNMHNVKIFMFQLLRGLAYCHRRKILHRDLKPQNLLINERGELKLADFGLARAKSVPTKTYSNEVVTLWYRPPDVLLGSTEYSTPIDMWGVGCILYEMATGKPLFPGSTVKEELHLIFRLLGTPTEESWPGVTSISEFRAYNFPQYLPQPLLSHAPRLDTEGINLLTSLLLYESKSRMSAEAALNHPYFQSLGERVHQLEDTASIFSLKEIQLQKDPGYRGLGFQHPGRGKSRRQSIF; encoded by the exons ATGAACAAGATGAAGAACTTCAAGCGAAGGCTTTCCCTGTCTGTGCCCCGCCCAGAGACCATTGAGGAATCCTTGGCTGAGTTAACCGAGCAGTTCAACCAGCTCCACACCCAGAGGAATGAGG ATGGCCAGGATGAGCCTGGGCAGCTGTCCCCTGGCATGCAGTATCAGCAACGGCAGAGCCAGCGCCGCTTCTCCATGGAG GACCTCAACAAGAGGCTCTCTCTACCCATGGATATCCGCTTGCCCCAGGAATTCCTGCAGAAGCTGCAGCTGGAGAGCCCAGGGCTGCCTAAGCCACTCACCCGCATGTCCCGCCGTGCCTCCCTG TCAGATATCGGCTTTGGGAAACTGGAAACATATGTGAAGCTCGACAAACTGGGGGAG GGTACCTACGCCACTGTCTTCAAGGGGCGCAGCAAGCTGACGGAAAACCTTGTGGCCCTGAAGGAGATCCGGCTGGAGCATGAGGAGGGAGCACCCTGCACTGCTATTCGAGAGG TGTCTCTGCTGAAGGACCTGAAACATGCCAATATTGTGACCCTGCATGACCTCATTCACACAGATCGATCCCTCACCCTGGTGTTTGAGTACCTG GACAGTGACCTGAAACAGTATCTAGACCACTGTGGAAACCTCATGAACATGCACAATGTCAAG ATTTTCATGTTCCAGCTGCTCCGGGGCCTGGCCTACTGCCACCGCCGTAAGATTCTGCACCGGGACCTGAAGCCTCAGAACCTGCTCATCAATGAAAGGGGCGAGCTGAAGCTGGCTGACTTTG GCCTGGCCCGGGCCAAATCAGTGCCTACAAAGACCTATTCCAATGAGGTGGTGACCCTCTGGTACAGGCCCCCAGATGTGCTGCTGGGATCCACAGAGTACTCCACCCCCATTGACATGTG GGGCGTGGGCTGCATCCTTTATGAGATGGCCACCGGGAAGCCTCTCTTCCCAGGCTCTACTGTCAAGGAGGAGTTACACCTCATCTTCCGGCTTCTGG GGACTCCTACAGAAGAGTCATGGCCGGGGGTGACATCCATCTCCGAGTTTCGAGCCTACAACTTCCCCCAATACCTGCCACAGCCGCTGCTCAGCCACGCTCCCAG GTTGGATACTGAAGGCATCAACCTCCTGACCAGCCTCCTCCTG TACGAATCCAAGAGTCGCATGTCGGCGGAGGCAGCCCTAAATCACCCCTACTTCCAGTCTCTGGGAGAACGTGTACACCAGCTCGAAGACA CTGCCTCCAtcttttccctgaaggagatcCAGCTCCAAAAGGACCCAGGCTATCGTGGCCTGGGCTTCCAGCACCCAG GGCGAGGGAAGAGCCGGCGGCAGAGCATCTTCTGA
- the LOC110548267 gene encoding LOW QUALITY PROTEIN: NADH dehydrogenase [ubiquinone] 1 alpha subcomplex subunit 1-like (The sequence of the model RefSeq protein was modified relative to this genomic sequence to represent the inferred CDS: substituted 2 bases at 2 genomic stop codons) gives MWFKILPGLAIVGMYLVIPRLAAVYIHKFTNGSKGXRVVRLPYPXVLMDRDRHNCGVNHNYVSRGLENTD, from the coding sequence ATGTGGTTCAAGATTCTCCCTGGACTTGCCATTGTAGGCATGTATTTAGTCATCCCCAGATTAGCTGCTGTGTACATCCACAAATTCACTAATGGGAGCAAGGGATAAAGAGTGGTCAGACTTCCCTACCCGTAGGTTTTGATGGACAGAGATAGGCACAACTGTGGAGTCAATCACAACTATGTATCCAGGGgtttggaaaacactgattaa